The following coding sequences lie in one Populus nigra chromosome 15, ddPopNigr1.1, whole genome shotgun sequence genomic window:
- the LOC133673825 gene encoding tRNA A64-2'-O-ribosylphosphate transferase isoform X1 gives MEDYRDGKLSIYRAARSIKRRDNTVYNALQSIHEDSIFVGEISQLWPDLPLIANLRCGLWYSPKFHSTCYFKSTDGHTNNWSFNTSRLNLHVALLSGQKGGCIIVDSTRKGKRFPDSMSKTIPIWTCVLNRAILNYRNKMLDSGLLMNREVADYSNCAEDVKLKNHIWDCSLHLPLWVPDTEKAAIEERIEKWTNQLEASGADIASISSCLKKPLRPLWISQKTVIWLNEVPDHNQWDFTPIILVSASSSSDVFRNKTTSEFSWNYIPGAGDDEESWARGLTPTHFWSHVHDLISSGPDLCNQKVADIVEKDRVYRAHRGEYAPQVTVKNLKMADGVADVSNVELPLASNMHSDDTTLQPSNDYFTTFWIGSTNLVVGTTKHAALMSNVDCILNCDKEPVSINLPDSEAHLHLPMVSSKLDRFSLFNNLPAAVNFAKLNLRKAHRLLVCCRSGEDISVCICLAILTSLFDDKGTFDDGRSFSKTCITKLEMRRRLVFVCKFAITARPSRGNLKQVFGFLTGGSAASA, from the exons ATGGAGGACTACAGAGACGGGAAACTAAGCATATACAGAGCAGCAAGAAGCATAAAACGCAGAGACAACACAGTCTACAACGCATTACAATCAATCCACGAAGACTCAATATTTGTGGGCGAAATCTCTCAATTATGGCCAGACCTTCCTCTTATAGCCAACCTCCGCTGTGGCCTCTGGTACTCTCCAAAATTCCATTCTACTTGTTACTTCAAATCCACTGATGGTCACACCAACAATTGGTCCTTCAATACCTCTCGCCTTAATCTCCATGTTGCTCTTCTTTCTG GACAGAAAGGAGGATGTATTATCGTGGATTCTACTCGCAAAGGGAAGAGGTTTCCTGATAGCATGTCCAAAACAATACCCATTTGGACGTGTGTTTTGAACCGTGCTATTCttaattatagaaataaaatgcTTGATTCTGGTTTGCTGATGAATAGG GAGGTGGCGGATTATTCTAATTGTGCTGAAGatgtaaaactaaaaaatcatatttgggATTGTTCTTTGCATCTACCACTTTGGGTTCCAGATACAGAGAAAGCGGCAATCGAGGAACGTATAGAAAAATGGACTAACCAGTTGGAAGCAAGTGGAGCTGATATTGCATCTATTTCTTCCTGCTTGAAAAAGCCTCTACGCCCTTTATGGATATCACAGAAGACTGTAATCTGGTTAAATGAAGTACCTGATCATAATCAGTGGGATTTCACTCCTATTATACTtgtttctgcttcttcttcaagTGATGTTTTTCGAAATAAGACTACCTCAGAGTTTAGCTGGAATTATATTCCAGGAGCTGGAGACGATGAAGAAAGTTGGGCAAGGGGTTTGACACCCACCCATTTCTGGAGTCATGTGCATGATCTTATTAGTTCAGGACCTGATCTTTGTAACCAAAAGGTAGCTGATATAGTTGAAAAGGATAGAGTATATCGTGCTCATAGGGGAGAGTATGCTCCTCAAGTTACTGTCAAGAATCTGAAGATGGCTGATGGTGTGGCTGATGTTTCTAATGTAGAACTACCATTAGCTTCAAATATGCATAGTGATGATACTACTTTACAGCCATCTAATGATTATTTTACAACATTTTGGATAGGATCAACCAATCTTGTTGTAGGAACAACTAAACATG CTGCACTTATGTCTAATGTTGATTGCATATTGAACTGTGATAAAGAACCAGTCTCTATCAATCTTCCAGATTCTGAAGCCCATTTGCATCTTCCTATGGTG AGCTCGAAACTGGATAGGTTTTCCTTGTTCAACAATCTTCCAGCTGCGGTGAACTTTGCAAAATTGAACCTTAGAAAAGCACATAGACTTCTAGTTTGTTGCCGTAGTG GTGAAGATATCAGCGTGTGTATTTGTCTAGCTATTTTGACATCATTATTCGATGATAAAG GAACTTTTGATGATGGAAGATCTTTCAGCAAAACATGTATTACTAAATTAGAGATGCGGCGCCGACTTGTATTTGTCTGTAAATTTGCAATAACTGCCCGACCATCAAGAGGAAATTTGAAACAGGTTTTTGGTTTTCTTACTGGAGGAAGTGCTGCTTCTGCCTGA
- the LOC133673825 gene encoding tRNA A64-2'-O-ribosylphosphate transferase isoform X2, translating to MVTPTIGPSIPLALISMLLFFLKGGCIIVDSTRKGKRFPDSMSKTIPIWTCVLNRAILNYRNKMLDSGLLMNREVADYSNCAEDVKLKNHIWDCSLHLPLWVPDTEKAAIEERIEKWTNQLEASGADIASISSCLKKPLRPLWISQKTVIWLNEVPDHNQWDFTPIILVSASSSSDVFRNKTTSEFSWNYIPGAGDDEESWARGLTPTHFWSHVHDLISSGPDLCNQKVADIVEKDRVYRAHRGEYAPQVTVKNLKMADGVADVSNVELPLASNMHSDDTTLQPSNDYFTTFWIGSTNLVVGTTKHAALMSNVDCILNCDKEPVSINLPDSEAHLHLPMVSSKLDRFSLFNNLPAAVNFAKLNLRKAHRLLVCCRSGEDISVCICLAILTSLFDDKGTFDDGRSFSKTCITKLEMRRRLVFVCKFAITARPSRGNLKQVFGFLTGGSAASA from the exons ATGGTCACACCAACAATTGGTCCTTCAATACCTCTCGCCTTAATCTCCATGTTGCTCTTCTTTCTG AAAGGAGGATGTATTATCGTGGATTCTACTCGCAAAGGGAAGAGGTTTCCTGATAGCATGTCCAAAACAATACCCATTTGGACGTGTGTTTTGAACCGTGCTATTCttaattatagaaataaaatgcTTGATTCTGGTTTGCTGATGAATAGG GAGGTGGCGGATTATTCTAATTGTGCTGAAGatgtaaaactaaaaaatcatatttgggATTGTTCTTTGCATCTACCACTTTGGGTTCCAGATACAGAGAAAGCGGCAATCGAGGAACGTATAGAAAAATGGACTAACCAGTTGGAAGCAAGTGGAGCTGATATTGCATCTATTTCTTCCTGCTTGAAAAAGCCTCTACGCCCTTTATGGATATCACAGAAGACTGTAATCTGGTTAAATGAAGTACCTGATCATAATCAGTGGGATTTCACTCCTATTATACTtgtttctgcttcttcttcaagTGATGTTTTTCGAAATAAGACTACCTCAGAGTTTAGCTGGAATTATATTCCAGGAGCTGGAGACGATGAAGAAAGTTGGGCAAGGGGTTTGACACCCACCCATTTCTGGAGTCATGTGCATGATCTTATTAGTTCAGGACCTGATCTTTGTAACCAAAAGGTAGCTGATATAGTTGAAAAGGATAGAGTATATCGTGCTCATAGGGGAGAGTATGCTCCTCAAGTTACTGTCAAGAATCTGAAGATGGCTGATGGTGTGGCTGATGTTTCTAATGTAGAACTACCATTAGCTTCAAATATGCATAGTGATGATACTACTTTACAGCCATCTAATGATTATTTTACAACATTTTGGATAGGATCAACCAATCTTGTTGTAGGAACAACTAAACATG CTGCACTTATGTCTAATGTTGATTGCATATTGAACTGTGATAAAGAACCAGTCTCTATCAATCTTCCAGATTCTGAAGCCCATTTGCATCTTCCTATGGTG AGCTCGAAACTGGATAGGTTTTCCTTGTTCAACAATCTTCCAGCTGCGGTGAACTTTGCAAAATTGAACCTTAGAAAAGCACATAGACTTCTAGTTTGTTGCCGTAGTG GTGAAGATATCAGCGTGTGTATTTGTCTAGCTATTTTGACATCATTATTCGATGATAAAG GAACTTTTGATGATGGAAGATCTTTCAGCAAAACATGTATTACTAAATTAGAGATGCGGCGCCGACTTGTATTTGTCTGTAAATTTGCAATAACTGCCCGACCATCAAGAGGAAATTTGAAACAGGTTTTTGGTTTTCTTACTGGAGGAAGTGCTGCTTCTGCCTGA